A single Kribbella aluminosa DNA region contains:
- a CDS encoding polysaccharide lyase 6 family protein translates to MDRRTFIATTGVAGVAGIGLMAAAGTLPAAAGTLPAAPGTLPAAPGPTGRLVHSLDELRAAIAAAKPGTVVTVANGTYEVTSPIAITGTRGTCDEPVVVRAESVGGVVLTGEQSFVLSASSDVTISGFAFRGQTTTFDVPPDCRRIRLTRNDFQLADVEGLHWVMIRGDHTEFDHNEFHDKSKLGIYLGIEGAGTDQMAVGVHIHHNYFRDHTFPGDNGGEPIRLGVSPRALSTAAAVVELNLFERCNGDPEAVSVKSSGNTVRHNTFRDSMGGIVLRHGNGTRVDGNYLLSGQNGIRIYGNDHLIVNNYLERISNAGVVLGSGSVRDHYPGEPSKSRTGNDAPDRVRIALNTVLDCESGIVGESHRTLPPLDCAVTDNLLVADSGELVNMPFQDGITWAGNIHWGQGTDGNAPAVAFTRVDPRLAAGTDGVRRLTSGSPAINAASRAYPDVPRDLDGDHRTGRAADVGADEYSPRRPAYRPLTPVDVGPHAR, encoded by the coding sequence ATGGACCGTCGTACCTTCATCGCGACAACCGGCGTGGCCGGGGTAGCCGGCATCGGCCTGATGGCCGCGGCCGGCACGCTGCCCGCCGCAGCCGGAACGTTGCCTGCGGCACCCGGAACGTTGCCTGCGGCACCCGGCCCGACTGGCCGGCTCGTTCACTCGCTCGACGAGCTCCGCGCCGCGATTGCCGCGGCGAAGCCGGGCACAGTGGTCACGGTTGCCAACGGCACCTATGAGGTGACATCGCCGATCGCGATCACCGGCACGCGCGGCACCTGCGACGAGCCCGTCGTCGTACGGGCGGAATCCGTCGGCGGCGTCGTACTGACCGGCGAGCAGAGCTTCGTGCTGAGTGCGTCGTCGGACGTCACGATCAGCGGGTTCGCGTTCCGCGGGCAGACCACGACGTTCGACGTACCGCCGGACTGCAGGCGGATCCGGCTGACCCGCAACGACTTCCAACTGGCCGATGTCGAGGGCCTGCACTGGGTGATGATCCGGGGTGACCACACCGAGTTCGACCACAACGAGTTCCACGACAAGTCGAAGCTCGGCATCTACCTGGGCATCGAGGGCGCCGGCACCGACCAGATGGCCGTCGGTGTGCACATCCACCACAACTACTTCCGCGACCACACGTTCCCGGGCGACAACGGCGGCGAGCCGATCCGGCTCGGGGTCAGTCCGCGGGCGTTGTCCACGGCCGCGGCCGTCGTCGAACTGAACCTGTTCGAGCGCTGCAACGGCGACCCCGAGGCGGTCTCGGTGAAGTCGTCCGGCAACACCGTGCGGCACAACACGTTCCGCGACAGCATGGGCGGCATCGTGCTGCGGCACGGCAACGGGACCCGCGTCGACGGCAACTACCTGCTGTCCGGCCAGAACGGGATCCGGATCTACGGCAACGATCATCTGATTGTCAACAATTACCTCGAGCGGATCAGCAACGCCGGCGTCGTACTGGGCAGCGGCAGCGTGCGCGACCACTACCCGGGCGAGCCGTCGAAGTCCCGGACCGGCAACGACGCCCCCGATCGGGTCCGGATCGCGCTGAACACCGTGCTGGACTGCGAGTCCGGGATCGTCGGCGAGAGCCACCGGACCCTGCCGCCGCTGGACTGCGCGGTGACGGACAATCTGCTGGTGGCAGACAGCGGAGAGTTGGTGAACATGCCGTTCCAGGACGGCATCACCTGGGCGGGCAACATCCACTGGGGACAGGGCACGGACGGCAACGCACCCGCCGTGGCCTTCACCCGCGTCGACCCACGGCTCGCGGCCGGGACCGACGGGGTACGCCGGCTGACGTCCGGCAGTCCCGCGATCAACGCGGCGTCCCGGGCGTACCCGGACGTTCCCCGGGACCTGGACGGTGACCATCGGACCGGTCGGGCGGCGGACGTCGGCGCTGACGAGTACTCGCCGCGGCGCCCGGCGTACCGCCCCTTGACCCCCGTCGACGTCGGACCGCACGCGCGATGA
- a CDS encoding helix-turn-helix domain-containing protein produces the protein MSTAVGEQEIIRSYLDRLRLDLVVAARITKVHREWSRALMPDPFSRLYLILEGEGRLVVGDQELYPQPGELVYTPADVPVSYETISDNVFRKHWLHFSALIGDRDIGELMTLPYIVPSKAPEEAAALFEQVGAADRDPPGLSTPLRMRSALTALFAHFLDSAPPGSVRLSPQQTTESGIVKYIQGNLATLPSVEELAAVFGYDLATFLRHFRTEFGLSPKQYIKRARIEWAQRELSTTARPMEEIAAAVGMDQSYFSKVFRQVSSVTPSEYRKLYRPSS, from the coding sequence ATGAGCACCGCGGTCGGAGAGCAGGAGATCATCCGGTCGTACCTGGACCGGCTGCGACTGGACCTGGTGGTCGCGGCCCGGATCACGAAGGTGCACCGCGAGTGGTCGCGGGCGCTGATGCCCGACCCGTTCTCACGGTTGTACCTGATCCTCGAGGGCGAGGGGCGCCTCGTCGTCGGCGATCAGGAGCTGTACCCGCAGCCCGGCGAGCTCGTGTACACACCGGCCGACGTGCCGGTGTCGTACGAGACCATCAGCGACAACGTGTTCCGCAAGCACTGGCTGCATTTCTCGGCGCTGATCGGCGACCGGGACATCGGCGAGCTGATGACGTTGCCGTACATCGTGCCGAGCAAGGCTCCGGAGGAGGCGGCGGCGCTGTTCGAGCAGGTCGGCGCGGCGGACCGGGATCCGCCGGGTCTGTCGACGCCGCTGCGGATGCGGTCGGCGCTCACCGCGCTGTTCGCGCACTTCCTGGACAGTGCGCCGCCCGGCTCGGTGCGGTTGTCGCCGCAGCAGACGACCGAGTCCGGGATCGTCAAGTACATCCAGGGCAACCTCGCCACGCTGCCGAGCGTGGAGGAGTTGGCCGCGGTGTTCGGGTACGACCTGGCGACGTTCCTGCGGCACTTCCGGACCGAGTTCGGGCTGTCGCCGAAGCAGTACATCAAACGGGCCCGGATCGAGTGGGCCCAGCGTGAGCTGTCGACGACCGCGCGACCGATGGAGGAGATCGCGGCCGCGGTCGGGATGGATCAGTCCTATTTCTCGAAGGTCTTCCGACAGGTGAGTTCGGTGACCCCGAGCGAGTACCGAAAGTTGTACCGCCCAAGCAGCTAG
- a CDS encoding polysaccharide lyase 6 family protein: protein MTSLAQLQQAIDSATARTTITVANGTYAVPSGSPITVSGRHGSSAAPITIVAQSRGGVVLTGEQSFVFSGSSDVTISGFAFRQSTTLEIPVDCARIRLTRNDFQLAAAAGHWVVVRGDDAKIDRNTFHDKSTAGVYLVIDGPGSEAMAQRTYILRNYFRDHTYGGANGGEPIRLGVSSRALSTADAIVEYNLFERCNGDPEAISVKSSGNTIRYNTVRSSVGGIVLRHGNNNRVESNYLVAGSNGIRIYGNDHLIVNNYVDGVGSAGVVLGSGTERDHYEGEPPSSRTGNDAPDRVTIVLNTLRNNGQAVAGESQRTVPPLGCVIADNLMVGNSGQLVSMPYLDGITWSGNITWGAATDGNLPAAGFTRADPKLAAGTDGVYRLGAGSAAANAASLNHSGQVADDLDGEVRTAPYDVGADEYSTAQPVRRPLTTTDVGPNAA from the coding sequence GTGACTTCGCTGGCGCAGTTGCAGCAGGCAATCGACAGTGCGACGGCCAGGACCACGATCACGGTCGCCAACGGTACGTACGCCGTACCGTCGGGGTCGCCGATCACGGTCAGCGGCCGGCACGGCAGTAGTGCCGCGCCGATCACGATCGTGGCGCAGAGCCGGGGCGGCGTCGTGCTGACCGGCGAGCAGAGCTTCGTGTTCAGCGGGTCGTCGGACGTGACGATCAGCGGTTTCGCTTTCCGGCAGAGTACGACGCTGGAGATCCCGGTGGACTGCGCGCGGATCCGGCTGACCCGCAACGACTTCCAGCTCGCGGCCGCGGCCGGGCACTGGGTCGTGGTGCGCGGCGACGACGCGAAGATCGACCGGAACACCTTCCACGACAAGTCCACGGCCGGCGTCTACCTGGTGATCGACGGCCCGGGATCCGAGGCGATGGCGCAGCGGACGTACATCCTGCGCAACTACTTCCGCGACCACACGTACGGCGGTGCGAACGGCGGCGAGCCGATCCGGTTGGGGGTGAGCAGCCGGGCGCTCAGTACGGCCGACGCGATCGTGGAGTACAACCTGTTCGAGCGCTGCAACGGGGATCCCGAGGCGATCTCGGTCAAGTCGTCGGGGAACACGATCCGGTACAACACGGTCCGGTCGTCGGTGGGCGGGATCGTATTGCGGCACGGGAACAACAACCGGGTCGAAAGCAACTATCTGGTGGCCGGGAGCAACGGGATCCGGATCTACGGGAACGATCATCTGATTGTCAACAACTATGTGGACGGGGTCGGTAGTGCGGGGGTGGTGCTCGGGAGCGGGACGGAACGGGACCACTACGAGGGGGAGCCGCCGAGTTCCCGGACCGGGAACGACGCGCCGGACCGGGTGACGATCGTGCTGAACACGCTGCGGAACAACGGTCAGGCGGTCGCGGGGGAGAGTCAGCGGACGGTGCCGCCGTTGGGTTGTGTGATTGCCGACAATCTGATGGTCGGCAACAGCGGTCAGCTGGTGTCGATGCCGTACCTCGACGGGATCACGTGGTCGGGCAACATCACGTGGGGCGCGGCGACGGACGGGAACCTGCCGGCGGCCGGTTTCACCCGCGCCGATCCGAAGCTGGCGGCGGGGACCGACGGTGTGTACCGGCTCGGCGCAGGCAGCGCGGCCGCGAACGCGGCGAGCCTGAACCATTCGGGCCAGGTCGCCGATGACCTCGATGGGGAGGTGCGGACGGCGCCGTACGACGTGGGAGCGGATGAGTACTCGACGGCGCAGCCGGTCCGACGACCTCTGACGACTACAGACGTAGGCCCGAACGCGGCGTAG
- a CDS encoding MFS transporter: MGLLSAPDGVDKREYWGFSLFDWANSGYVTTVATVLFAPYLTSVAETDACGYVGTTERPCTTDLHVLGLAISPGSLAFYVVTVATLASALFLPVVGAIADRMARKKLLMCGFAWVGSVSACCMVFVGGGRWGLGALLLFIGNVCLGSALVVYDSILIDISPPDQRDAVSSRAWAFGYAGGFLLLAINLAVVTAHDALGMSQGAAVRLSLLSAGVWWGLFTIIPFVRLRNRPPVSVEPVGSRGLVRQSFGQLAATLRHIRTYPMTLLFLVAYLFFNDGIQTVISVSSTYGEKQLGFQTQVLIATILMVQFVAFFGAIVFGRVAARYGAHRTITGGLVIWMLIVIAGFLLPAHRIVPFLAMGAAIGIVLGGTQALSRSAFSQLIPKGREAEYFALYQAGERGTSWLGTLVFGLVHQLTGSYRPAIVALGIFFVIGLALLTRVDMRRGIREAGNTQPSVV, from the coding sequence ATGGGACTTCTTTCCGCCCCGGACGGTGTGGACAAGCGTGAGTACTGGGGATTCAGCCTGTTCGACTGGGCGAACTCCGGTTATGTCACCACGGTCGCGACGGTGCTGTTCGCGCCGTACCTGACCTCGGTCGCCGAGACCGACGCCTGCGGGTACGTCGGTACCACCGAGCGGCCGTGCACCACCGACCTGCACGTTCTCGGGCTCGCGATCTCCCCCGGCTCGCTGGCGTTCTACGTGGTCACGGTCGCGACACTGGCGTCGGCGCTGTTCCTGCCCGTGGTCGGGGCGATCGCGGACCGGATGGCCCGCAAGAAGCTGCTGATGTGCGGGTTCGCCTGGGTCGGGTCGGTGTCCGCCTGCTGCATGGTGTTCGTCGGCGGCGGGCGCTGGGGGCTCGGCGCGCTACTGCTCTTCATCGGCAACGTGTGTCTGGGCTCCGCACTGGTCGTCTACGACTCGATCCTGATCGACATCTCTCCCCCGGACCAGCGCGACGCGGTCTCGTCGCGGGCCTGGGCGTTCGGGTACGCCGGTGGCTTCCTCCTGCTCGCGATCAACCTGGCCGTGGTCACCGCGCACGACGCGCTCGGGATGAGCCAGGGCGCCGCGGTCCGGCTCAGCCTGCTCAGCGCCGGCGTGTGGTGGGGACTGTTCACGATCATCCCGTTCGTCCGGCTGCGGAACCGGCCGCCGGTGAGCGTCGAGCCGGTCGGCAGCCGCGGGCTGGTGCGGCAGAGCTTCGGGCAGCTCGCGGCGACCCTGCGGCACATCCGGACCTACCCGATGACGTTGCTGTTCCTGGTCGCCTACCTGTTCTTCAACGACGGGATCCAGACGGTGATCTCGGTGTCGTCGACGTACGGCGAGAAGCAGCTCGGGTTCCAGACGCAGGTGCTGATCGCGACCATCCTGATGGTCCAGTTCGTCGCGTTCTTCGGGGCGATCGTGTTCGGGCGGGTGGCGGCGCGGTACGGCGCGCACCGGACGATCACCGGCGGGCTGGTGATCTGGATGCTGATCGTGATCGCCGGGTTCCTGCTTCCGGCGCACCGGATCGTGCCGTTCCTGGCGATGGGGGCCGCGATCGGGATCGTGCTGGGCGGGACCCAGGCGCTGTCCCGGTCCGCCTTCAGCCAGCTGATCCCGAAGGGCCGCGAGGCGGAGTACTTCGCGCTGTACCAGGCCGGCGAACGCGGAACGTCGTGGCTCGGCACGCTGGTGTTCGGTCTCGTCCACCAGCTCACCGGCTCGTACCGCCCCGCGATCGTCGCCCTCGGCATCTTCTTCGTGATCGGCCTCGCCCTGCTCACCCGCGTCGACATGCGCCGCGGCATCCGCGAAGCCGGCAACACCCAGCCAAGCGTCGTCTAG
- a CDS encoding glycerophosphodiester phosphodiesterase → MYPYLVHDGPIAMAHRGGADHPDLVGYENSLRAFQHAVDLGYRYVETDLHATSDGVVIAFHDHKLDRVTDRTGPIAELPWSEVSKARINGHEPIPRLDELLEHFPDVRFNLDVKAEGGLEPSAAVLRAANAIDRVCVSSFSQSRVNRMRKLLGPRLCTGYGQWEIALIRFLPIALPSRGACLQIPERYGALHLLTPGLIERAHARGKQVHVWTVDDADDIRRLLDAGVDGIITDRTDILRDVLIERDQWR, encoded by the coding sequence GTGTATCCGTACCTCGTCCACGACGGCCCGATCGCGATGGCGCACCGCGGCGGCGCCGACCACCCGGACCTGGTCGGCTACGAGAACTCGCTCCGCGCCTTCCAGCACGCCGTGGACCTCGGATATCGGTACGTCGAGACCGACCTGCACGCCACCAGCGACGGGGTGGTGATCGCGTTCCACGACCACAAGCTGGACCGGGTCACCGACCGGACCGGCCCGATCGCCGAGCTGCCCTGGTCCGAGGTCAGCAAGGCGCGGATCAACGGCCACGAGCCGATCCCCCGCCTGGACGAGCTGCTCGAGCACTTCCCGGACGTCCGGTTCAACCTCGACGTCAAGGCGGAGGGCGGCCTGGAGCCGTCGGCCGCCGTACTGCGGGCCGCGAACGCGATCGACCGGGTCTGCGTCTCGTCGTTCTCGCAGTCCCGCGTCAACCGGATGCGCAAGCTGCTCGGGCCGCGGCTCTGCACGGGGTACGGGCAGTGGGAGATCGCGCTGATCCGGTTCCTGCCGATCGCGCTCCCGTCGCGGGGCGCCTGCCTGCAGATCCCGGAGCGGTACGGCGCCCTGCACCTGCTCACGCCGGGGCTGATCGAGCGGGCGCACGCGCGCGGCAAGCAGGTGCACGTGTGGACCGTCGACGACGCGGACGACATCCGCCGGCTGCTCGACGCCGGGGTGGACGGGATCATCACCGACCGAACGGACATCCTCCGCGACGTACTGATCGAACGGGATCAGTGGCGTTAA
- a CDS encoding aminotransferase class V-fold PLP-dependent enzyme, with protein MTVLSPRPDLWTLDPDVLHLNHGSYGAVPRRTQEVMAGLRTEMDANPMVWFRTVADRLTASRLALAAFLETDPAGFALVPNASAGVTVALQTLPIAAGSRIVLTDHAYGAVRYAAERFAERYGAEVVNVGIPLEADDRTVVALIADQLDNAAVLIVDQITSGTAKVFPVEALVAAAHDRGVPVVVDGAHAPALIDAPAAAGADFWTGNFHKWPAAPRATAGLVVAERWRSASMPLIVSWSEYDERMPERFDMQGTYDYAPWIAAPESLRVLAELDWPARRPQLTALVEEGARVLAKALGTGVADVAHPPATMRLVELPSSVDLSGGDALKIRVSRELKAEITFTGFEDRKFIRLSAHAYNSLADYEKLSEGLPRLLA; from the coding sequence GTGACGGTACTCAGCCCCCGCCCCGATCTGTGGACCCTCGATCCGGACGTCCTGCACCTCAACCATGGTTCGTACGGCGCCGTGCCGCGCCGCACCCAGGAGGTGATGGCCGGCCTGCGGACCGAGATGGACGCCAACCCGATGGTCTGGTTCCGGACTGTCGCCGACCGCCTGACCGCGAGCCGGCTGGCGCTCGCCGCGTTCCTGGAGACCGACCCGGCCGGGTTCGCCCTGGTCCCGAACGCCAGCGCCGGAGTGACGGTCGCGCTCCAGACCCTGCCGATTGCGGCGGGCAGCCGGATCGTGCTGACCGACCACGCGTACGGCGCGGTCCGGTACGCCGCCGAGCGGTTCGCGGAGCGGTACGGCGCCGAGGTCGTGAACGTGGGGATCCCGCTGGAGGCCGACGACCGGACCGTGGTCGCGCTGATCGCCGACCAGCTGGACAACGCCGCGGTGCTGATCGTGGACCAGATCACCTCCGGTACGGCGAAGGTGTTCCCGGTCGAGGCGCTGGTGGCCGCCGCCCACGACCGCGGCGTACCGGTCGTGGTCGACGGCGCGCACGCTCCGGCCCTGATCGACGCGCCGGCCGCCGCGGGAGCCGACTTCTGGACCGGGAACTTCCACAAGTGGCCGGCCGCGCCGCGGGCGACCGCCGGGCTGGTCGTCGCGGAGCGCTGGCGGTCGGCGTCGATGCCGCTGATCGTGTCGTGGTCGGAGTACGACGAGCGGATGCCGGAGCGGTTCGACATGCAGGGTACGTACGACTACGCGCCGTGGATCGCCGCACCGGAGTCGCTGCGGGTGCTGGCCGAGCTGGACTGGCCGGCCCGTCGCCCGCAGCTGACCGCGCTGGTCGAGGAGGGCGCGCGGGTCCTCGCGAAGGCGCTCGGGACCGGTGTCGCGGACGTCGCGCACCCGCCGGCGACGATGCGGCTGGTCGAGCTGCCGTCGTCGGTCGACCTGTCCGGCGGTGACGCGCTGAAGATCCGGGTGTCGCGGGAGCTGAAGGCGGAGATCACGTTCACTGGATTCGAGGACCGGAAGTTCATCCGATTGTCCGCGCACGCCTACAACTCACTGGCCGACTACGAGAAACTGTCGGAGGGCCTGCCTAGGCTCCTCGCGTGA
- a CDS encoding class I SAM-dependent methyltransferase, with protein sequence MNDIQGSYNTAAADYHAILKDYHRADPFETGALDYFAALVQDGPVGDLGCGTGRITSYLDGLGLDVFGMDLTPGMIEVARREYPELRFEVGSLFDLDLKDGELAAALAWYSLVHTPREDLPKALAELFRVLRPGGVLVHGFKVGDGSRPLTQAYGHDVDLQVYMYAVPEVVGLLADAGFVEVATLTRAALPAEKDAGQAALIVRKPATP encoded by the coding sequence GTGAACGACATCCAAGGGTCTTACAACACCGCTGCCGCCGACTATCACGCGATTCTGAAGGACTACCACCGGGCGGATCCGTTCGAGACGGGAGCGCTCGACTACTTCGCCGCGCTCGTCCAGGACGGGCCTGTGGGGGATCTCGGGTGCGGGACTGGGCGGATCACGTCGTACCTGGACGGTCTGGGGCTCGATGTGTTCGGGATGGATCTGACCCCGGGGATGATCGAGGTGGCGCGGCGGGAGTACCCGGAGCTCCGCTTCGAGGTCGGGTCGTTGTTCGACCTGGACCTGAAGGACGGCGAGCTGGCGGCGGCGCTCGCGTGGTACTCACTGGTCCACACCCCGCGCGAGGACCTGCCGAAGGCCCTCGCCGAGCTGTTCCGGGTGCTGCGGCCGGGCGGTGTGCTGGTGCACGGGTTCAAGGTCGGCGACGGCAGCCGGCCGCTGACGCAGGCGTACGGTCACGACGTCGACCTGCAGGTCTACATGTACGCCGTACCGGAGGTCGTAGGCCTGCTCGCGGACGCCGGGTTCGTGGAGGTGGCGACACTGACGCGCGCGGCCCTGCCCGCCGAGAAGGACGCCGGGCAGGCCGCGCTCATCGTGCGCAAACCTGCTACCCCTTGA
- a CDS encoding carbohydrate ABC transporter permease yields MSTAELVNHRPARKWALSAVAIVVSIVVFIVPFAFIVLTAVKDRTQSADLNFAWPQQFRFVQNFIEVVQARDYMLVIAFINSTILTVASVTGMVVLSAMAGFVLQRRKSRWNGYINFLVLAGLIIPPAVVPTIWVLQKLGLFKTMPGLILIEIAFGLSFCILLFRAFVSTIPRELDEAAVIDGAGPLGLFFRVIFPLLRSVIVTVVVVQSVAVFNDFTNPLYFLPGDQNATVQLTLYNFNSQFSTQYNLLFMNILLITIPPLIMFLFFNRQIVAGMTSGAIKG; encoded by the coding sequence GTGAGCACCGCAGAACTCGTCAACCATCGGCCCGCGCGCAAGTGGGCGTTGAGCGCGGTCGCGATCGTGGTCTCGATCGTGGTGTTCATCGTCCCGTTCGCGTTCATCGTGCTGACCGCGGTGAAGGACCGCACGCAGTCCGCGGACCTGAACTTCGCCTGGCCGCAGCAGTTCCGCTTCGTGCAGAACTTCATCGAGGTCGTCCAGGCCCGCGACTACATGCTGGTCATCGCCTTCATCAACAGCACGATCCTCACCGTGGCCAGCGTCACCGGCATGGTGGTGCTGTCCGCGATGGCAGGGTTCGTCCTGCAACGCCGGAAGAGCCGCTGGAACGGGTACATCAACTTCCTCGTCCTGGCCGGGCTGATCATTCCACCGGCCGTCGTGCCGACCATCTGGGTGCTGCAGAAGCTGGGCCTGTTCAAGACGATGCCAGGCCTGATCCTGATCGAGATCGCCTTCGGTCTGTCGTTCTGCATCCTGCTGTTCCGGGCCTTCGTGTCCACCATTCCCCGCGAACTCGACGAAGCCGCCGTCATCGACGGCGCCGGCCCGCTCGGGCTGTTCTTCCGGGTCATCTTCCCGCTGCTCAGATCGGTGATCGTCACGGTCGTCGTGGTGCAGTCCGTCGCGGTCTTCAACGACTTCACCAACCCGCTGTACTTCCTCCCCGGCGACCAGAACGCGACCGTCCAGCTGACCCTCTACAACTTCAACAGCCAGTTCTCGACGCAGTACAACCTGCTGTTCATGAACATCCTGCTGATCACGATCCCGCCGTTGATCATGTTCCTGTTCTTCAACCGCCAGATCGTCGCCGGCATGACCTCCGGAGCGATCAAGGGGTAG
- a CDS encoding carbohydrate ABC transporter permease has translation MAITSVKPRASAQTAATTSTSGSKVYRPYSNWFYLPTAIIYGVLFLVPTFASLYFSLTRWSLFDSKFVGLDNFKLFFQEPALVKGFTNTLIYAVVTSGSKVVLGLLLAVLLTSQIVARGYLRSVVFFPVLVSTIGVGLTFTVLMNPERGLINGALSVVGINGPGWLTDPKWALLSVAAVDVWKGVGLATLIYIAGIVSIPREYIEAARVDGAGSWETFRRIVLPLSRPATVTVIILSLIGGLRSFDLIWAMTQGGPGFTSDVIASVIYKQYQAGFYGLSTAGNVVLFVTVTAIVLPLSRFLNRKEVDM, from the coding sequence GTGGCGATCACCTCGGTGAAACCACGAGCGAGCGCCCAGACTGCCGCGACCACGTCGACGTCCGGATCCAAGGTCTACCGGCCGTACTCGAACTGGTTCTACCTCCCGACAGCGATCATCTACGGCGTCCTGTTCCTGGTCCCGACCTTCGCCTCTCTCTACTTCAGCCTGACCCGGTGGAGTCTGTTCGATTCGAAGTTCGTCGGGCTGGACAACTTCAAGCTGTTCTTCCAGGAGCCGGCGCTGGTCAAGGGGTTCACCAACACGCTGATCTACGCGGTCGTCACCTCCGGGTCGAAGGTGGTGCTCGGGCTGCTGCTCGCGGTCCTGCTGACCTCGCAGATCGTTGCCCGCGGCTACCTCCGGTCGGTGGTGTTCTTCCCGGTGCTGGTCTCCACGATCGGCGTCGGACTCACCTTCACCGTGCTGATGAATCCCGAGCGCGGCCTGATCAACGGTGCGCTCAGCGTGGTCGGCATCAACGGTCCGGGCTGGCTGACCGACCCGAAGTGGGCGCTGCTGTCGGTGGCCGCGGTCGACGTCTGGAAGGGCGTCGGCCTGGCCACGCTGATCTACATCGCGGGGATCGTGTCGATCCCCCGTGAGTACATCGAGGCGGCCCGGGTCGACGGAGCCGGGTCCTGGGAGACGTTCCGGCGGATCGTGCTGCCGCTGTCCCGGCCGGCCACCGTCACCGTGATCATCCTGTCCCTGATCGGTGGGCTGCGGTCCTTCGACCTGATCTGGGCGATGACGCAGGGCGGCCCGGGATTCACCTCGGACGTGATCGCGTCGGTGATCTACAAGCAGTACCAGGCCGGGTTCTACGGCCTGTCGACCGCGGGCAACGTGGTGCTGTTCGTCACCGTCACCGCGATCGTCCTCCCGCTCTCACGATTCCTGAACCGCAAGGAGGTGGACATGTGA
- a CDS encoding ABC transporter substrate-binding protein, translated as MRFRPGASGLALLAVCSLTLAGCSAGSLGSSSGSGSSGSVELSYLIGNQDQDLKNAQQLVKDFTAKNAGITIKIETRPAGTEGDNIVKTRLSTGDMPEVFNYNTGSLFQAIAPQKNLVSLSDQPYVGTLDDNFKNTVTADGQVYGVPVGGFMGGAVLYNIPIYKRLGLTPPKTWAEFMANSAKIKAAGITPVIQTYGETWTAQLFVLGDFHNVAAAEPDFADKYTKNQAKYATSPAALQGFVHTEAVHDAGFENKDFASAKLPDGLKMLATGQGAQYPILSGVVANMIATYPDAAKNVGLFALPGDDASKNGLTVWTPGADYIPKTTTGAKLDAAKKFLAFIASPDGCKSQATAGAPTGPYAVKGCTLPTDVPQAIKDMQPYLDKPGASSLALEFVSPVKGPSLSQITVEVGSGIRKAKDGAARYDEDVKKQAQQLGLAGW; from the coding sequence ATGAGGTTCCGCCCAGGAGCCAGCGGACTCGCACTGCTGGCAGTCTGTTCACTCACGCTTGCCGGCTGCAGCGCGGGCAGTCTCGGGTCCAGCTCCGGTTCCGGCAGCAGCGGATCGGTCGAGCTCAGCTACCTGATCGGCAATCAGGACCAGGATCTGAAGAACGCGCAGCAACTGGTGAAGGACTTCACCGCGAAGAACGCCGGGATCACGATCAAGATCGAGACCCGGCCGGCCGGCACCGAGGGCGACAACATCGTCAAGACGCGGCTGTCGACCGGCGACATGCCGGAGGTGTTCAACTACAACACCGGGTCGTTGTTCCAGGCGATCGCGCCACAGAAGAACCTGGTGTCGCTGAGCGACCAGCCGTATGTCGGCACCCTGGACGACAACTTCAAGAACACCGTGACCGCCGACGGGCAGGTGTACGGCGTGCCCGTCGGCGGGTTCATGGGCGGCGCGGTGCTCTACAACATCCCGATCTACAAGCGGCTCGGGCTGACGCCGCCGAAGACCTGGGCCGAGTTCATGGCCAACAGCGCGAAGATCAAGGCGGCCGGGATCACGCCGGTGATCCAGACCTACGGGGAGACCTGGACGGCTCAGTTGTTCGTCCTCGGCGACTTCCACAACGTCGCGGCCGCGGAGCCGGACTTCGCCGACAAGTACACGAAGAACCAGGCGAAGTACGCGACATCGCCGGCGGCGCTGCAGGGATTCGTGCACACCGAGGCCGTCCACGACGCGGGCTTCGAGAACAAGGACTTCGCCTCGGCCAAGCTGCCGGACGGACTCAAGATGCTGGCCACCGGCCAGGGTGCGCAGTACCCGATCCTGTCCGGCGTGGTCGCCAACATGATCGCCACCTACCCCGACGCGGCCAAGAACGTCGGACTGTTCGCATTGCCTGGTGACGACGCGAGCAAGAACGGCCTGACCGTGTGGACCCCGGGCGCCGACTACATCCCGAAGACCACGACCGGCGCCAAGCTGGACGCGGCCAAGAAGTTCCTCGCGTTCATCGCCAGCCCGGACGGCTGCAAGTCGCAGGCCACCGCCGGCGCACCGACCGGTCCGTACGCGGTCAAGGGCTGCACGCTGCCGACCGACGTACCGCAGGCGATCAAGGACATGCAGCCGTACCTCGACAAGCCGGGCGCGTCCAGCCTGGCGCTGGAGTTCGTGTCCCCGGTCAAAGGCCCGTCGCTGTCGCAGATCACGGTCGAGGTCGGCTCCGGGATCCGGAAGGCGAAGGACGGCGCCGCCAGGTACGACGAGGACGTGAAGAAGCAGGCACAGCAACTGGGACTGGCGGGCTGGTGA